In Labrus mixtus chromosome 9, fLabMix1.1, whole genome shotgun sequence, the DNA window gttccgacttgagcaggcgttcgtgagcattttacaactcagaaacttgtttttccgatgtgtccgacaccacatgaatgcaccataaaTGTGAGTCCAGCATGTAAAGTACTTCTCacccagtgacagctgggatcggctccaccCTGGCCACGGCCCCTTTGCTTTATCTGTCGAAAAATGCTGCAACACCAGGCGAGTATAAGCTTTAAATTGATGTGttcttttatttgaactttttccAGTAATTGCAAAAAATTCTGTCAAGCACAACTGATCTACAGCTATTGCAGCTGCATCATTGTTTGGCAGTAGAATGGATGAAGCTGTGCTTTTAACTGAGCCAACATGTTAATGTTATAGTGATACTGAGTAAGCCGAGACAGGTTAAGCTAACCATGGTTATCACCTTAGATTACCCTGTCGTTTTGCATTAAGAAATAACATTCAGCTGGTCTGAATAGGAATGTCATTAGATAATTAAATCAGAAATGAAAGGAAGTGacggtgcgttccatttacctcggatGTAAGGCAGGAATGAGGTTACAACCATACAACCGATTGAACCACATTCCAGtcagaaaagcaacatggacgcctccaggagtacctttgttttgttagctcaTGCCAGGCGATAACGACACACTAGGTGCTGTAATGCGTGTGAATGCAACATGACAtcatgtccacagatagaacttgcaCGATACTCTCGGTGTGATTGattaaattacacaaaaacaagactaaGTTGCTAATAAACACTCTAATGTACAGCTAATACTTTACTGTCGATGTAtggagcagccatgttggatttcaAGCTTGGGTTACTAAAGTTCTTTCAAGTTTCCAAAAGTCTGAGTTACGACTTTAGGGAGCGTTTCTGATGATGTATACGACTAACAGCTAGGAATTTCTGCCTGAGATCCCGTGAGATGCACCAATAGGAGTAACAGGTGTGTGCATGGACACAGGTTTGTGGTTTATCCCAGTATGGGTGACAcacttcatccttttttttaaatgttggtgaAGGACCAATCCAGTGTACAAACTATGAAACCCAATCTTCCAATTTCCCAGAATCACAAAGTCAAATCCAGAGAGGTTTTTCAAAGTCATTATTTAATAAgacaatgtacaaaaaatattgGCACTGATACAGCAGGCAAAGCATTGTGGGAAGTGGTAGACGAAACGTGCCAGATACAACTGGTCAGGTATTTCTTTAGCCTAATAGGAATACTGTTCCTGAGGAAGGAACAGCTCAACGTTGGCACATGATCACGTTGGTGTTTTAACCTCCAATCAATGCATTAGTCATTTCAAAGTTCTATTTTCAATCAGGACTACAAAATTCTGTCGTACTGGTCCAAGCTAGAGGGGAAAGGACTCAGGGTTGTGAGCTCTGGTCTGAGCAGTGAAAACTAGTGCAAGCGTCTACATGAAATGAAGAGGGTCAGTGTCAGGAGGTAGGGGGCACTTGTAAAAAGTAACTAAACTCTAATGCAGGGAAGGTTTTCTGATAAAAGGGGAGTTAAGAAAACCAGTTTGAAGCTTACAGGCTCTAACAAGGTGTGAGGGGTGGAAGGGTTTTTTTCTGGTAAGTGTTGCACAGTGATTTACAGGATCTGTCGGGGTCTTCCATAACTCATGCCCTCCTGACTGGCTCCCCTATTGGTCCCCATCTGTAGGCCAATCACATTTTTGCCTGCTTTCAGTTGGTCATCGCTGAAGTCTCGCTTGTTCTCCTGCGCTTTTCTGCAACACATTATTGAAAATGCCATTTAATGGAAAACAAGAAACCAATCCGTGTTTTATAGACACTTCACATTTTATGCCTCAGACTCACTTGAAGAACCAGTTGGGGTCTCCATTATATGTGCCTTCATCCTTAGTCACGGCCAAGCTACCCAGAGCTGACAGGGTCCTCTGCACCGCCGCAAGGTCCTTACCTGCACCGAGTCacacataaaataaagattattacaATAGGAATCATAGATCCATTATCTATACATCTATTCCCTTTCAGGGTCGTGGGGGGGGCTGGAGTCGCtccaagctgtcattgggtgaaaGGTGGgatacaccctggactggtcaccggtagtcacaggactgacatatagagacagacagccacactcacattcacacctatttggactgtgggaggaagccagagtacccaGAGGGAACCCACCAGGCactgggagaacatgcaaacgaACAGCAAGCCTGACGGCATATATATAAAGCTACTTGCAATGACTGCAAGTAGCTAGTTAGATTTTCTATAACTCCTGCTGAGACTGAAAACCTGCTGCCCGATGAGGATCGCCAACCACAAGGAACAATTTGTTTTTCAACCAAATGTTGAAGTATAAGCCAGGGTTAGAGCTCACTTAGTGTCTAcatgattactttttttaaattgagtttCCAGCAGCATTCATCCCGATATAAAGTACGACCATCAAAACCTTCTAACCTTCCCAAAGGTCCACTGTCTGGAACATGTCAGTCTTGGTGACGCCATACTTCTCTGCAGCATTGAGGAACTGTGAGATCTGCTCCATCTGTTTGAAGGCCATGGTTGAGCTTTGAATCTTCTTCACAGGTTTGTCTGCTGTGTACAGGCTGTTTATCAGCTCGCTCAGAACCTAAAGAGaagttacagaagaagaagaaaggaaaggcATTACAAAAAGATCGCTAACTCGTTGGATAGCCCAGGAGGCCTTGTCCATCTTCGTAGCTCCCcaaaccttcagcgaggtgatcagGGACTACTACcaccctgacgcccagccaccaccatcagactgtgtcgtccccacaaccaccgccgtcctcattcatgcacggcctgctccgacccccacctcagcggcaaggaagtgtggacaacaggaatatgaagaatacaaaggagaaatccttcctgcaacttagcccatctccccctatcccaataaataagtatttaaaaaagacatgtgGCACTCACACAGCCGTCTTTCAGCCAAGACTGGAATCCCATTTTGCCCGCCTCTGGCTTCCCAACACCGGAGCCACACTGACGGCTGATCCACTCCACCAGGATCAGCTCCAGCTCGGGGTCGTACTTACTGTCGATCTTATCCTGAACCTGCCGGCTCATGCCATAGGATGGACCTTTGTTAGCCATGCCGACTCCCTGAGAGATTGCAATGAAACAGAGGAAGGGTGGGCGAGGGGGATTTAACAGGAGAGATGGATAggaaacacagaagacaaaagaaTTAAAGGAAAGAATCAAAAACAGTGTTACAAAATGTTTACTAGTGTAAAATCTAACAGAAGGAATAAGGTTGGATTTTCTCTGGTCTCATCCTCATCGCCCACCTTGGCAACAAACAACAGCGTTAATATCAATGACAACATCAAAGTTTATGCTTGTAACCGTTATGCAGAAGCATGCACAGACGTGTGAAGGTTAACGCATATTTACAGATATTGTTCGTAATGTATTCACCAACATAAACACTGAAGACATGCATGTACAAAGCGTGTATATAAGCATACATTTtcagcatttcattttaaatacctTTTCCCAGAAAAACCACATTGACAGCATTGTGTCTCCTAGTGCACACCATTTAGCCCTACAAGGACCTGAGTCTCTGTGTCCGAGGCAAAGTGGTGTACAATGGGAGCTCTATACCAGCAAGCTcatattttgcatatttttgtccttaacccacacacacacacacacacacactcgctcccTCTCGGTCTCTATCAACACATTGCCTCATATCATTGccagcattttttttgtctgtattgcCTTTGGGCCAACAGCCATgtgcaaaaaaacccaaaacaaagtGCTGTCTGCACCATCCAACCTTTGTTGCCATGTCGATGTCAGGTCActtccacttcctgttcctgGGGAGggtttaaagttaaaatgttagagGTATTAAACCCCCATGAGTTGAGTGAAGGAGGATTGTCTCTGTTGTCGCCATGGAGAACAATAAAGTCATGTTTGGGAACAATACACAGCCGCTTTTATTGTCTTGGTGGGTAAATAGAGGTCACTGAATTTTCCAATGTCCAAAATGTCGCAATTGACCACGAGTTGCACCATGAGTGGAGGTTCTGTGTTTCAAGATGATCTCGttcttcacattttcaaaacacttGCTGCTAATAACCATGGATTGAATGGACGCAGTTTCAGTGGTGTCACCCACTGGCTTCTAAAGACGCTTTATAAACACGATCAATGGTGGCCGCTAACTAACTTCTGGCTCtagaaacaggaaaagaggTGTAGATGTGGCGGGAAAAATTAACATCTGGATTACAGAAACTTGTGCATGTACTGTAACACTTCTAGTCTCTCCTGTGATCTCGCTTGCATAGTTCAAACGAtgaaaaaaaccacaaacagaGCCAAGAGTATTAGGTCAGAAACAGGATTTTGCTGAAGTGTGGCTGTAAAAGTAAGAATTTGTATATGGCATCTAATCAATCGGCAACTTCCACTATTGAAGAACGAgtatgcagaagtgcaaaaaactgcagttctctgagtgtccacttgaggctggctgcaaaagcaaagGACTCTCCACTAGTCCCAAATGATCTGAAACGCGGCCCACGTTTAGTTTGGActtccagcattgtaacactataaaaaaattaaaaaatatatattttctaaataaacacaacatagcTGAATGTATGCACATGTATTCTTGACTGCACTCAATGCAAGTTGTGTACTTAGTCCGTCACTGTTCATTGTCTGATGTTATTTCTGCCTGATGTAGTCTGTTGTTTGTTCTTTGGAGGAATTTTTCATGCTGCAGCCTCAGCCAGGACCCCTCTTGTTGAAGAGATTTTGATTGTCAATGGGAATATTCCTAGTAAAAGGGAGGCTAAAGAGAATATGAAACTTTTGGTGGTGCTATATTGAGTTTTATTTCTGATTGTGTGCATATTCTGGAAACTACAGGCCAGCAGCGTTTATGGATCTCTGCCCAGAGCGTCTGCAGAGTGTTACCGCCAGCCTTGTTTAATATTCTCTTCATTCCCTGCGGTGCTTTTCCAGACCACAAGaaaccaaacacacatgctGGGCAACATGCTCACTTACACACAACCACATATTCAGACACTATATTTACTCCTcatctgtctgcacacacacacacacacacacacacacacacacacgattacCCCTTGTTACTCTGGCTGACATGAGTCATTGTATAATTGTTATTACAGAAAGATGTTTGTCTGGTATTCCAGTACAGTAACTCTCCCTTTTTTCCATTGGCCTCTAACTCCTCGCCTCATAAAGTATTCTCTGCTGGACCACAACTGCAAATCACACACATTATGCTCTCTGTAGGGGCAGAAATACAAGC includes these proteins:
- the tagln gene encoding transgelin; the encoded protein is MATKGVGMANKGPSYGMSRQVQDKIDSKYDPELELILVEWISRQCGSGVGKPEAGKMGFQSWLKDGCVLSELINSLYTADKPVKKIQSSTMAFKQMEQISQFLNAAEKYGVTKTDMFQTVDLWEGKDLAAVQRTLSALGSLAVTKDEGTYNGDPNWFFKKAQENKRDFSDDQLKAGKNVIGLQMGTNRGASQEGMSYGRPRQIL